In one Candidatus Zixiibacteriota bacterium genomic region, the following are encoded:
- the coaE gene encoding dephospho-CoA kinase (Dephospho-CoA kinase (CoaE) performs the final step in coenzyme A biosynthesis.), whose protein sequence is MLIGLTGQIGAGKSTVAEMLTKRGAHIIEADQIGREVVVSSKTVLNRLAREYGKDILDESGILNRSELARRAFVDDDTKALLDSIVQPYLLKELNRRVAAAKEKHSYIIIDAALLLDWDIINKCDFVIVVEAPREQRLAQLEGRGISRSDAKKRMKRLPTVREFNKAADFIIINDSTKDALGRKVRSVWKQITDEKH, encoded by the coding sequence ATGCTAATTGGCCTTACCGGACAGATCGGCGCAGGTAAATCTACTGTGGCAGAAATGTTGACAAAGCGTGGGGCGCATATAATCGAAGCCGACCAGATAGGCCGCGAGGTGGTTGTCTCGTCAAAAACCGTCCTGAACAGGTTGGCGCGTGAATATGGCAAAGACATACTCGATGAATCCGGCATCCTTAACCGGAGCGAGCTTGCAAGACGGGCTTTCGTCGACGATGACACAAAGGCCCTTCTGGACAGCATCGTCCAGCCCTATTTGCTCAAAGAACTGAACCGGAGAGTGGCTGCTGCCAAAGAGAAACATTCATACATAATCATCGATGCCGCGCTTCTGTTGGATTGGGATATAATCAATAAGTGCGACTTTGTAATAGTTGTCGAGGCACCAAGAGAGCAGCGTCTCGCGCAACTGGAAGGACGCGGAATTTCACGATCCGATGCCAAAAAGCGAATGAAGCGACTCCCGACCGTGAGGGAGTTTAACAAAGCCGCTGACTTCATAATTATCAATGATTCGACTAAAGATGCTCTCGGTCGAAAAGTGAGGTCTGTGTGGAAGCAGATAACGGACGAAAAGCATTGA
- a CDS encoding protein DA1: MGILVKRFLFISVVLILAGAAFAGDKHICSSCNRTIDGGRYLEVEGKYFHPDHFKCANCKIAIGSKRYYENDGKFYDDKCYTALFVPQCGYCHESIVGRYFENSGKRYHAECFQNNIAPKCAECRKPILAEYTVSDAKSYHAYCYNQNVALRCTLCGDVIEGAYLKDNWDNAVHKSHQGEIPQCEYCHRFISESSDGGQRYADGRHICGLCHKSAVSTPSEAKQIMYNVIASLANYGIVIDMEKLPLQLVDKDDLVTEARKGRSDLLGLTKYDEAGWLGGLVKTKNLNILMLDGLPRTLFTSALAHELMHVWQYMNAPLRNNPSLCEGSCNYAAYLILREIPGSESRFYAENMMKDKDPDYGEGFRQVKEYVEANGIPAWLHWLKENKEKMW, translated from the coding sequence ATGGGCATTCTCGTCAAAAGATTTCTTTTCATAAGCGTCGTTCTTATTCTTGCTGGAGCTGCCTTCGCAGGAGATAAGCATATTTGTTCGTCCTGTAATCGAACTATTGATGGCGGGCGGTATCTGGAAGTTGAAGGGAAATATTTCCACCCCGATCATTTCAAATGCGCCAACTGTAAAATCGCAATCGGCAGCAAACGCTATTACGAAAATGACGGAAAGTTTTACGATGACAAATGCTACACTGCCCTCTTTGTACCCCAGTGCGGTTATTGCCATGAATCAATTGTCGGCCGATATTTTGAAAACAGTGGCAAGCGCTATCACGCGGAATGTTTCCAAAATAATATCGCCCCGAAATGCGCCGAATGCAGAAAACCGATTTTAGCCGAATACACCGTTTCTGACGCCAAAAGTTATCATGCCTACTGTTATAATCAAAATGTCGCTCTCCGCTGTACCCTCTGCGGCGATGTAATCGAAGGCGCCTATCTCAAAGACAACTGGGATAATGCGGTTCACAAATCCCATCAGGGGGAAATCCCCCAATGCGAATATTGTCACCGCTTCATCTCGGAATCATCCGACGGTGGCCAAAGATATGCCGATGGCCGTCATATCTGCGGTTTGTGCCATAAATCTGCGGTGTCCACGCCTTCTGAAGCTAAGCAGATCATGTATAACGTCATAGCATCACTCGCGAACTACGGCATTGTTATCGACATGGAAAAACTGCCGCTCCAGTTAGTTGACAAAGATGATTTGGTGACCGAGGCGCGCAAAGGCCGAAGTGACCTGCTTGGATTGACAAAGTACGACGAAGCCGGCTGGCTGGGCGGGCTGGTGAAGACAAAAAATCTGAACATTCTCATGCTTGATGGTCTCCCCCGCACGCTTTTCACTTCGGCGCTTGCTCATGAACTAATGCATGTCTGGCAATATATGAATGCCCCGCTCAGAAATAACCCAAGCCTGTGCGAAGGCAGTTGCAACTACGCGGCGTATCTGATACTCCGCGAGATTCCAGGTTCAGAGTCACGGTTCTACGCGGAGAATATGATGAAAGATAAAGACCCCGATTATGGCGAGGGCTTCCGGCAGGTGAAGGAATATGTCGAAGCCAACGGCATCCCGGCATGGCTTCACTGGCTCAAAGAGAATAAAGAGAAGATGTGGTAG
- the fusA gene encoding elongation factor G, with protein sequence MKDYPTEKIRNVCLAGQRGSGKTSLADAVAFTCGVNNRIGRVDDGSSLFDYTDAEINHRTSISSKLLACECKGIKLNLFDCPGHADFIGELLAALKVSDAVGIVIDATAGVEIGTQLQWRAIEKSNVARFFFVNKMAKEHASLQKNLDSITNSFGKQAVAVELPIGEAATFKGIVDLLHQKAYTFDDKGGRIEIPIPDNMKDQVQNERAKLIEVAAEADDSLIEKYFADGTLNDADIQKGILSGLINKSLYPVLFGSAEKNVGIQTMLEFIAEYLPSPKDMPPVKVLKTGTTTEMSIPCDPNGKTVAFIFKTMSEGHLGDMSFYRVFSGTVKQGADVVNQVNSSFERVAHTYTFQGKNRIDTHGTPAGDIGVLVKLKSTHTGNTLADKDFGVTIPQIAYPTPVMDVAVKPKHKGDEEKVAAGLHKLHEEDPTFKIVQDGALHQQVLYAQGSTHIEILMEKLRKRFGVEIETAKPKIPYRETIKGKADKQHKHKKQSGGRGQYGDVYLRLEPNARGAGFEFVDAITGGVIPGKYVPAVEKGVLEALQNGSLAGAPIVDVKATLYFGSYHDVDSSDMAFKIAGMMAFREGFLEAKPVILEPIYSIEVTVPDTYTGDVMGDLSSRRGKIAGMEPEGHSQKIKALVPQGELYQYSVDLRSMTQGQGVYATSFSHYEEVPHETAQKIIDAHKAERNGDTGH encoded by the coding sequence ATGAAAGATTATCCAACGGAAAAAATCAGAAATGTCTGTCTTGCCGGACAAAGAGGTTCGGGAAAGACGAGTTTGGCCGATGCGGTTGCATTTACGTGCGGAGTCAATAACCGAATCGGCCGTGTCGATGATGGCAGTTCACTCTTTGATTACACCGATGCCGAAATAAATCATCGCACATCGATATCATCAAAATTGCTTGCCTGTGAATGTAAAGGGATCAAGCTTAATTTATTTGACTGTCCCGGCCATGCCGATTTTATCGGTGAATTGCTTGCAGCGCTCAAAGTGAGCGATGCCGTCGGCATTGTAATCGATGCCACCGCAGGGGTGGAGATCGGAACGCAGTTGCAGTGGCGGGCAATCGAAAAGAGTAATGTTGCCCGTTTCTTTTTTGTGAATAAGATGGCCAAAGAACATGCCAGTTTGCAGAAAAATCTCGACTCGATAACTAATTCCTTCGGCAAACAAGCAGTGGCCGTGGAATTACCAATTGGCGAAGCCGCGACCTTCAAGGGAATCGTCGACTTGCTTCATCAGAAGGCATATACTTTTGATGACAAAGGCGGGCGAATTGAAATTCCAATTCCTGACAATATGAAAGACCAAGTGCAGAACGAGCGCGCGAAACTTATCGAAGTTGCCGCCGAAGCCGATGACAGTCTCATCGAGAAATATTTCGCCGATGGCACATTGAACGATGCCGACATTCAAAAGGGTATCCTGAGCGGACTTATTAACAAATCACTCTATCCGGTACTTTTCGGTTCGGCTGAGAAGAATGTCGGGATACAGACAATGCTTGAGTTTATAGCCGAATATCTTCCTTCGCCCAAAGATATGCCCCCGGTCAAGGTGCTCAAGACCGGCACGACAACTGAGATGAGCATACCATGCGATCCGAATGGCAAGACAGTAGCTTTTATTTTCAAGACGATGTCTGAAGGGCATCTTGGCGATATGTCATTCTACCGCGTATTCTCAGGCACAGTCAAGCAGGGAGCCGATGTTGTCAACCAGGTCAACAGCAGTTTTGAGCGGGTAGCCCATACCTATACTTTCCAAGGCAAAAATAGAATAGATACTCATGGCACTCCAGCGGGTGATATTGGCGTGCTCGTCAAACTAAAGAGCACACACACCGGAAATACATTGGCTGATAAAGATTTTGGCGTGACTATTCCCCAAATTGCTTACCCCACACCGGTAATGGACGTCGCGGTCAAGCCTAAGCATAAGGGAGACGAGGAAAAAGTTGCCGCGGGACTTCATAAGCTTCATGAGGAGGATCCGACTTTCAAGATCGTTCAGGATGGCGCACTTCATCAGCAGGTGCTTTACGCTCAAGGCTCGACGCATATTGAGATATTGATGGAAAAACTTCGAAAACGCTTCGGGGTTGAGATTGAGACGGCGAAACCGAAAATCCCATACCGCGAGACTATAAAAGGGAAAGCTGACAAACAGCACAAACACAAAAAGCAGTCCGGCGGGCGCGGACAGTACGGCGATGTTTATCTCAGACTCGAGCCAAATGCAAGAGGGGCGGGGTTTGAATTTGTAGATGCCATCACGGGCGGGGTTATCCCCGGCAAATATGTACCGGCAGTCGAGAAGGGCGTACTAGAGGCCCTGCAGAATGGCTCGCTTGCGGGAGCGCCCATCGTGGATGTCAAAGCCACTCTTTATTTTGGCTCCTATCATGATGTTGATTCTTCCGATATGGCATTCAAAATTGCCGGGATGATGGCTTTCAGGGAAGGATTTCTTGAAGCGAAGCCTGTGATTCTCGAGCCAATTTATAGTATCGAGGTGACCGTGCCGGACACCTATACCGGCGATGTCATGGGAGATCTTTCATCTCGGCGCGGCAAGATTGCCGGGATGGAGCCTGAGGGGCATAGTCAAAAGATCAAGGCCCTTGTTCCTCAAGGGGAATTGTATCAGTACTCGGTTGATTTACGGTCGATGACTCAGGGGCAGGGTGTCTATGCGACATCTTTCTCGCATTATGAAGAGGTCCCGCATGAGACGGCGCAAAAGATTATTGATGCTCATAAAGCCGAGCGCAACGGAGACACTGGGCATTAG
- a CDS encoding YceI family protein — MFKRVALATAAIFALGLSAQAAEWKIDTKHSSVAFKVSHLLVAKATGNFTDFSGTINYDGKDFSAASTEVTIQAASINTDNEDRDGHLKSPDFFAVDSFPTITFKSTKITPVVDNKFTIFGDLTMKGTTKPVTLEAEYNGSRPTSDTTAVAGFSAVGKINRQDFNVKWNQPLEGGGFTVGDEVSLFLEVEARSKKSK, encoded by the coding sequence ATGTTTAAACGTGTTGCCCTTGCAACCGCAGCGATTTTCGCGCTCGGTCTATCCGCACAGGCCGCAGAGTGGAAAATCGACACCAAGCACTCTTCGGTCGCCTTCAAAGTTTCGCACCTTCTCGTAGCGAAGGCCACCGGTAACTTTACCGATTTTTCAGGAACCATCAATTATGATGGAAAAGATTTCAGCGCGGCGTCAACCGAAGTGACTATCCAAGCCGCTTCTATTAACACCGACAACGAAGACCGTGATGGACATCTGAAATCACCTGACTTTTTTGCGGTGGATTCCTTCCCGACTATAACCTTCAAGTCAACCAAGATTACCCCTGTCGTGGATAACAAGTTTACCATTTTTGGTGATTTGACCATGAAAGGGACAACCAAACCCGTCACGCTCGAAGCCGAATATAATGGTTCAAGACCCACATCGGACACAACTGCCGTGGCCGGATTCTCGGCTGTTGGCAAGATAAACCGCCAGGATTTCAACGTGAAATGGAACCAACCGCTTGAGGGCGGCGGCTTCACCGTAGGGGATGAAGTCTCCCTATTTTTAGAGGTAGAGGCCCGAAGCAAGAAAAGTAAGTAA
- a CDS encoding Ig-like domain-containing protein, with amino-acid sequence MILRILTTLCFFLVSVLFLSCDGSKPPDGPVDPGPDTTPPTASLSNPSDGSIIGDSVTIIVDAADNVGVSFVEFYLDGSHVPGATDSLAPFQYHWDASSLILSSAHVIIARVYDAADNSKTTTPITVYSKMKDPDAPLVSQFAYPPDSSVIGNSVLVQVAASSGAGISRVQFFVNGTAPVLNGIDSIAPYEYTWNTMNHPLASANLLSTITTDLAGKKDTSESLVLFAEWRMMISDDDSALPRDLSALYIRSTLTNKLQFRVEIKPGWGQYKDTATGIDVALFFDTDRNAGTGAFTVAGGTIPINDIGADYRAVVGFHGDVVDQFSGTWGFIRNIAPLSVPNNGNAFEFSLLLLDLGNPAAIDIVGANVNLIANPDTWDWAPNQGAGHVTYFVDKKYISQ; translated from the coding sequence ATGATATTAAGAATACTTACTACGCTATGCTTCTTTTTAGTTTCTGTTTTGTTCCTATCCTGTGATGGCAGTAAGCCTCCCGATGGGCCCGTTGACCCCGGTCCTGATACTACGCCGCCGACAGCCTCTTTATCAAATCCAAGCGATGGCAGCATTATCGGAGACAGCGTGACTATTATTGTCGACGCTGCTGATAATGTCGGTGTCAGTTTTGTAGAATTTTATCTCGATGGGTCGCATGTTCCTGGGGCAACTGACAGCCTCGCTCCGTTTCAGTATCATTGGGATGCGTCGTCGCTTATCCTCAGCAGTGCGCATGTCATAATCGCACGAGTGTATGACGCCGCTGACAATAGTAAAACGACAACACCCATAACCGTCTATTCAAAAATGAAAGATCCCGACGCGCCGCTTGTATCTCAATTCGCCTATCCCCCGGACAGTTCAGTCATCGGCAATTCGGTACTTGTGCAGGTGGCGGCAAGTTCCGGTGCCGGCATTTCCCGTGTTCAATTTTTTGTGAACGGAACTGCCCCTGTTCTGAATGGTATCGACAGCATCGCTCCGTATGAATATACATGGAACACAATGAATCATCCTCTTGCAAGCGCCAACTTGCTCTCCACCATTACGACAGACTTGGCTGGTAAAAAGGATACGTCCGAATCGCTTGTGCTATTCGCAGAGTGGCGAATGATGATATCCGATGACGATTCCGCCCTTCCGCGCGACCTGAGCGCTTTGTACATCAGGAGCACCTTGACTAACAAACTTCAGTTCAGAGTTGAAATAAAACCGGGCTGGGGACAATACAAAGACACTGCAACTGGAATTGATGTTGCTCTCTTTTTTGATACCGACCGCAACGCCGGGACAGGAGCCTTCACAGTTGCAGGCGGAACGATTCCGATAAATGATATCGGAGCCGATTACAGAGCGGTTGTCGGATTTCATGGTGATGTTGTGGATCAGTTTTCAGGGACTTGGGGCTTCATACGGAACATAGCTCCTTTGTCCGTGCCCAATAACGGCAACGCCTTTGAATTTTCGCTTCTGCTTCTCGATCTTGGCAACCCGGCGGCCATTGATATCGTCGGAGCTAATGTGAATCTGATTGCCAATCCTGATACTTGGGACTGGGCTCCAAATCAAGGCGCCGGACATGTCACATATTTTGTCGACAAGAAATATATCTCTCAATAG
- a CDS encoding HIT domain-containing protein, translated as MPSIFTRIINREISAKIFHETGDVIVIADINPKEAVHLLIIPKAEYRNFFETPADVIALLDQAVKDVATKLGIEDHFRVQINNGFGQEVEYLHYHFMSDRGAERLKFKG; from the coding sequence ATGCCATCTATATTTACCCGCATTATAAATAGAGAGATTTCGGCCAAAATCTTTCATGAGACAGGTGATGTCATTGTCATCGCCGATATTAATCCCAAGGAAGCCGTTCACTTGCTTATTATTCCCAAAGCGGAATATCGGAACTTTTTCGAAACCCCAGCCGATGTGATTGCCTTGCTTGATCAAGCCGTCAAAGATGTGGCGACAAAGCTTGGAATCGAGGATCACTTCCGCGTCCAGATAAACAATGGATTCGGGCAGGAGGTCGAGTATTTGCATTATCATTTCATGTCAGACAGGGGGGCCGAGCGGCTGAAGTTTAAGGGGTAG
- the hutH gene encoding histidine ammonia-lyase: MKEITITGEGLSFDDVNNVCRNGAKIKLSKTAQAAIKANRAVIERKVKAGEAIYGVTTGIGEFARISISVAESAELQKRIVYSHAAAVGDTISEADTRVAMLLRVNTLSKGYSAVRPILVDTLVQMLNKGVHPIMYEKGSLGTSGDLAPLSQMAEVVMGEGFAHYKDKKMTGAKAMKAAGIAPVVLSFKEGLGLINGTQAFTGVGALALFDIFRLAKNMLIASGMTIDAVGATTKGYDPRPHKIRNHRGQQVVAENIRRLIAGSATIPANKTKVQDAYSLRCCPQILGPSLDAISYGKEAHLNEMNGVSDNPLFFTEDDDYIAAGNFHGQPTAMAQDFLSIAVAEFADLSERHTNRLLNPVLSGLPDFLVEGKGLNSGLMVSQYTAACLVSENKILAHPAVVDNISVSADQEDHVCMGYYAAKKLTEIVRNTEIVVGIQMMCNAQALDFRRPLKAGKGTEAAYKVIRAKLTRLINDRPLYPDIELVTQMVRDGSIVEAVEKAVGELRL, translated from the coding sequence ATGAAAGAGATTACTATAACAGGCGAAGGTTTATCCTTCGATGATGTCAACAATGTCTGCCGCAACGGCGCGAAGATTAAACTCTCCAAAACTGCACAGGCGGCCATCAAGGCAAACCGCGCGGTTATCGAAAGAAAAGTCAAAGCAGGCGAGGCAATTTACGGAGTGACGACCGGAATCGGAGAGTTTGCAAGAATCAGCATTTCGGTAGCTGAGAGCGCGGAACTGCAAAAGAGAATTGTCTACTCACATGCCGCGGCTGTCGGAGATACAATCTCCGAAGCCGACACAAGAGTCGCGATGTTGCTCCGGGTCAATACACTTTCCAAAGGCTACTCGGCAGTACGTCCGATTCTTGTAGATACCCTTGTGCAGATGCTTAACAAGGGAGTGCACCCGATCATGTATGAAAAAGGGTCGCTTGGAACATCAGGAGACCTTGCTCCACTCTCTCAAATGGCCGAGGTTGTCATGGGTGAAGGATTCGCGCATTATAAAGACAAAAAGATGACTGGCGCGAAGGCAATGAAAGCGGCCGGAATTGCGCCGGTGGTTTTGTCTTTCAAAGAGGGACTTGGGCTAATCAACGGTACTCAGGCCTTTACCGGGGTCGGCGCATTGGCGCTCTTTGATATATTCAGGCTCGCCAAAAATATGCTCATTGCATCGGGTATGACAATCGATGCCGTCGGGGCGACCACAAAAGGATATGATCCGCGTCCGCACAAAATTCGCAACCATCGGGGCCAGCAGGTTGTGGCAGAGAATATCCGACGGCTCATCGCGGGTTCGGCGACGATTCCAGCCAACAAAACAAAAGTGCAGGACGCCTATTCGCTTCGCTGTTGTCCGCAGATATTGGGGCCATCGCTCGACGCCATCAGCTATGGAAAAGAGGCGCATTTAAATGAAATGAACGGAGTCTCGGACAATCCGCTTTTCTTCACCGAAGATGATGATTATATCGCCGCCGGAAATTTTCATGGTCAGCCTACCGCGATGGCGCAGGATTTTCTCTCGATTGCAGTCGCCGAGTTTGCCGACCTATCCGAGCGGCATACAAACCGTCTGCTCAATCCCGTGCTATCCGGGTTGCCGGATTTTCTGGTCGAAGGCAAGGGTCTCAATTCGGGTCTCATGGTCTCGCAGTACACTGCGGCCTGCCTTGTTTCGGAAAATAAGATTCTTGCCCATCCCGCAGTGGTGGATAATATCTCGGTATCGGCCGACCAGGAAGATCATGTCTGCATGGGATATTATGCGGCAAAGAAACTCACTGAGATTGTTCGCAATACAGAGATTGTGGTTGGCATTCAGATGATGTGCAACGCGCAGGCGCTTGATTTCCGACGTCCGCTAAAAGCCGGGAAGGGGACCGAAGCCGCATACAAAGTCATTCGCGCGAAACTGACGCGGCTCATCAATGACCGTCCGCTCTATCCCGATATTGAGTTGGTCACACAGATGGTCCGCGATGGTTCGATAGTTGAGGCTGTTGAAAAGGCAGTCGGGGAGTTGAGGTTGTGA
- a CDS encoding exonuclease domain-containing protein, whose translation MNPAELNDYLKRVRFVAFDCETTGLWAASHRMVELAGVKFSMGIDTVETFQSLINPERTIPREVIPVHGITDEMVADAPIAKTVLTQFSDFCGTDTILVAHNAPFDMSFLGHELQRAGLPLGSNLILDSCDIARRIFPGLYSYSLLSLAQHFQIAATQDHRALGDALLVGSLLATFQSKFPKIEKEDDFAVHFMSYRMSAWKSSAVELPDKYSDISLAIKEKLEIEIIYQSQASGKAAYARTIIPLRAFEKGVHLYLNAFCLSTQAERTFRFDRITSFRLLTKA comes from the coding sequence ATGAATCCGGCTGAACTAAATGACTATCTAAAAAGAGTGCGCTTTGTCGCCTTTGACTGCGAAACAACCGGTCTCTGGGCGGCATCGCACCGAATGGTGGAGCTTGCTGGAGTCAAATTTTCAATGGGCATTGACACGGTCGAGACTTTCCAATCCCTCATCAATCCTGAGCGGACTATCCCCCGCGAAGTTATCCCCGTACATGGCATCACCGATGAAATGGTAGCCGATGCCCCAATCGCCAAAACTGTCTTAACACAATTCTCCGATTTCTGCGGTACAGACACTATTCTGGTTGCGCACAACGCCCCTTTCGATATGTCATTTCTCGGCCACGAACTTCAGCGCGCCGGGCTGCCTCTCGGTTCGAACCTTATTCTTGATTCATGCGATATAGCTCGAAGGATTTTCCCTGGCCTGTACTCCTATTCCCTGTTATCGCTTGCTCAGCATTTTCAAATAGCCGCCACTCAGGACCATCGTGCGCTTGGCGATGCCCTGCTCGTAGGATCATTGCTTGCGACTTTCCAATCCAAATTTCCGAAAATAGAAAAAGAAGACGACTTTGCTGTCCATTTTATGTCCTACCGAATGTCAGCATGGAAATCATCGGCAGTCGAGCTCCCCGATAAGTATTCTGACATTTCTCTTGCTATCAAAGAAAAGCTGGAGATTGAGATTATCTACCAATCGCAGGCATCAGGGAAAGCGGCTTACGCAAGAACCATTATCCCGCTTCGGGCTTTTGAGAAGGGCGTACATCTGTATCTCAATGCCTTTTGTCTTTCGACACAAGCCGAGCGAACCTTCAGATTTGACAGAATCACATCGTTTCGTTTGCTCACAAAAGCCTGA
- a CDS encoding PQQ-dependent sugar dehydrogenase, with translation MNHTSKTFLFSSSIIGCFLLCFVNSIVAATQIGKSLVASGLTEPLFVASARLDKTRLYVVEKNGIIKLIKNGVLLPTPFLDITDRVLNNASERGLLGLAFSPTYPFSSNSFYVNYTDGGGASVVSRFRIFDDPDSAVRDSEEIIITIPQPFINHNGGMIAFGPNDGYLYVGMGDGGGANDPQSNGQKPTTLLGKMLRLNVSLPGPGYQIPPTNPFVISDTAEHEIWAFGLRNPWRWSFDRLNGNLWIADVGQALREEIDWQSAASQGGENYGWRLKEGLSCFIPSASCDPGSMLTDPITQYFHGSGRCSITGGYVYSGCAIPDLQGTYFYGDYCTGEIWSFRYDGTNISDSTDRTPELGLNGFDLVSFGEDAEGEIYMVGITSGDIYKIVPADKEPVSCGSCCSGTVGNVDYSFDGIVDISDLTSLIDFLFISQLPVYCDGEANIDASPDGIIDVSDWTLLIDYLFISFNQLPSCPQ, from the coding sequence ATGAATCACACGTCGAAAACATTTTTATTCAGCAGCAGTATAATTGGCTGTTTCCTGCTTTGTTTTGTCAACTCAATTGTGGCGGCAACACAAATTGGAAAATCGCTTGTAGCATCCGGGCTTACTGAGCCACTTTTTGTCGCGTCTGCCCGCCTTGACAAAACCCGCCTGTACGTGGTTGAGAAGAATGGTATAATCAAGCTCATCAAAAACGGCGTACTTTTGCCAACCCCTTTTCTTGACATCACTGACCGAGTGCTCAACAATGCGAGCGAGCGCGGGTTGCTGGGACTTGCATTCAGCCCGACATACCCTTTTTCAAGCAATTCGTTTTATGTGAACTATACCGATGGCGGCGGCGCTAGCGTCGTATCCCGTTTTCGCATTTTCGATGACCCTGACTCGGCAGTGAGAGACTCCGAAGAAATAATCATCACTATTCCCCAGCCATTCATAAACCACAATGGCGGCATGATTGCATTCGGACCGAACGATGGATATCTCTATGTTGGCATGGGTGACGGCGGCGGCGCAAACGACCCGCAAAGCAACGGTCAGAAGCCGACCACACTTCTCGGTAAGATGCTTCGCCTCAACGTAAGTCTCCCTGGACCCGGTTACCAAATTCCGCCAACAAATCCTTTCGTGATATCTGATACCGCCGAACATGAAATCTGGGCTTTCGGCCTGAGAAACCCTTGGCGCTGGTCCTTTGATCGGCTGAATGGCAACCTCTGGATCGCCGATGTCGGCCAGGCACTCAGGGAGGAAATCGACTGGCAATCGGCCGCAAGCCAAGGGGGCGAAAATTATGGCTGGAGGCTCAAAGAGGGCCTTTCTTGTTTTATTCCCTCAGCAAGTTGCGACCCCGGTTCAATGCTCACCGATCCGATCACGCAATACTTTCATGGAAGCGGACGCTGCTCTATAACTGGCGGCTATGTTTATAGCGGTTGCGCTATCCCCGATTTACAAGGCACATATTTCTACGGCGATTATTGCACCGGTGAAATCTGGTCATTCCGATATGATGGCACAAATATTTCAGATTCGACGGATCGGACGCCTGAACTCGGTCTGAATGGATTCGATCTCGTCTCGTTTGGCGAAGATGCCGAAGGCGAAATATACATGGTCGGAATCACATCCGGCGACATTTATAAAATAGTTCCGGCCGACAAAGAACCCGTGTCATGCGGTTCATGCTGTTCAGGAACCGTAGGCAATGTTGATTATTCTTTCGACGGGATTGTGGATATAAGCGACCTGACATCGCTCATTGATTTCCTCTTTATTTCGCAACTACCAGTTTACTGCGACGGAGAAGCGAACATCGATGCCTCGCCTGATGGAATTATTGATGTCTCCGATTGGACTCTTCTCATCGACTATCTTTTCATCAGTTTCAATCAACTTCCTTCTTGTCCGCAATAA
- a CDS encoding sigma-70 family RNA polymerase sigma factor, whose amino-acid sequence MQETNVLIKQTLAGDPKAFEAIVNGHKRLVGQIVARLVKNEEDRIDLSQDTFIKVYQNLVSFQGHCKLSTWIAKIAYNTSLNYLEKKRTPLYSDHAAEGKTVDDCQGTLSCPEQYTGSRQLSVRLCEEIDQLPLFHGTVISLYHFHDMTYKDIGDILQLPEGTVKSYLFRGRKMLKDRLVIRFNREELCA is encoded by the coding sequence ATGCAAGAAACAAATGTACTCATTAAGCAGACATTAGCCGGTGACCCGAAAGCTTTCGAGGCCATAGTCAACGGCCATAAGCGGCTTGTGGGGCAGATTGTCGCCAGACTGGTGAAAAACGAGGAAGACCGGATTGATTTGAGCCAGGACACGTTTATCAAAGTGTACCAGAATCTGGTTTCGTTTCAGGGGCATTGCAAACTCTCCACATGGATTGCAAAAATTGCCTACAACACATCGCTCAATTACCTCGAAAAGAAGCGAACCCCGCTCTATAGCGACCATGCGGCTGAAGGGAAAACTGTCGATGACTGCCAAGGGACATTGAGCTGCCCCGAACAATATACGGGAAGCCGTCAACTATCAGTCCGACTCTGCGAGGAGATAGACCAACTGCCGCTATTTCATGGAACGGTTATCAGCCTCTATCACTTTCACGACATGACCTACAAGGATATCGGGGATATCCTTCAGCTCCCCGAAGGCACGGTGAAAAGCTATCTCTTTCGAGGTCGAAAAATGCTGAAAGACCGGCTTGTCATTAGGTTCAATAGGGAAGAGCTATGCGCATAA